In one window of Mercurialis annua linkage group LG4, ddMerAnnu1.2, whole genome shotgun sequence DNA:
- the LOC126678365 gene encoding E3 ubiquitin-protein ligase At3g02290-like encodes MGLVFFFLICCLTIFICLRHRTSNTQNDEHNELEHVHRDIENDAAERRNIEERRERTLTLIQLFKKVVYSKNNKVSSTGEEDDDVCPICIEKFNDDNECVVLPCSHMFHKLCLQNWLNKNTLCPIRRAAKLEIHLANQV; translated from the coding sequence ATGggacttgtttttttttttctgatttgTTGTCTCACTATATTCATTTGCTTACGTCATCGCACTTCGAATACTCAAAACGATGAACATAATGAATTAGAACACGTTCATCGCGACATTGAAAACGACGCTGCAGAACGTCGAAACATCGAAGAACGGCGAGAAAGAACATTGACATTAATACAGTTGTTCAAGAAAGTTGTTTATAGTAAGAACAACAAGGTGTCGAGTACTGGTGAGGAAGATGATGACGTGTGCCCTATTTGCATAGAGAAATTCAACGATGATAACGAGTGTGTGGTGCTTCCTTGCAGTCATATGTTTCATAAACTGTGCCTGCAAAATTGGCTGAATAAAAATACTTTATGCCCTATTCGTCGAGCTGCAAAATTGGAGATTCATCTTGCAAATCAAGTTTAA